The sequence CGACGACGAAGAACGCCGCCGTCGCGCCGGTCGTCGCGTACGAGAGCGTGAGGACCTCGCTCTCGCCGGGGAGGAGCGGCTTCGTCGTGAGCTTCTCCCCGAGCAGCGTCCCGGTCGCGTCCGCGCCGAGGTAGAACTTCACCTTCACGCCGGCCGGCACGCCGAGCGCGCCCTGGTTCTTCACGCGCGCGCGGAGATCGATCGCCGTCGGGCACGAGAAGAGCGAGATCTCGAGGTCGACGAGGAGGTCGGGCGCGTTGTAGACGCCCTTGCCCTGCGAGGAGACGCGGTAGTCGTTGTTCTCCGCGACGGTGAAGCTGCGCGGCTCGACCTGCGGGATCTTGCCGTCCGCGGTCACGTTCGTGATGTGGTACGCGTGCTGGTTCCAGACCTTGCGCGTGCGGACCCAGCGATCGTTCGCGTCGCCGTAGGCGAAGATGCCGTGACGCGGGACCTCGCCCGCGGCGGCGTCGTAGCCTTCGCACTTCGTCGTGCCGATGCTGTGGTGGTAGTCGTTCGCGACCACGAGCAGCTCCGTGTTGTTGTCGCCGTCGACGTCGACGAGGACCGGCATCTCGTGGATCGTCGCCGACGAGTTGACGATCTTGTAGAGCTCGTCGCCGTTGTCGCCGCGGTAGACGCGCGAGTAGCACTCGTCGTTGTAGATGACCTCCGCCGAGCCGTCGCCTTCGAAGTCGAAGACGCTCGAGCCCGTCACGTTCGAGGAGCCGTCCTGCGTGTCCTTGCTCCACTTCACGGAGAGGCGCTTGTCCTCCGGCTTCGCGGGGTCGTACTCGAAGACGTTGTACTTCGTGCCGTTCGCGCTCGCGATCTCGGGGATGCCGTCCTTGTCGAAGTCGGCGACGGTGGGGGGACCGCCGCGGCCGGAGCCCGGAAGCCGGATCGCGGCGAGGACCTTCGGCTTGTCCGGCGGCAGCGCGCTCGCCTCCTGCACGCGGAGGATGCCCTGCCCGATGACGACGAGCTCCGGCTTGCCGTCCTTGTCGAGGTCGGCGATCGCGGTGTAGCCGTCGGGGATCTGGCCGTCGTTCGGGACCCCGAGCGCGGCGAGGAGCGGCGACTTCTCCTCCGAGATGTCCCAGAGCATCGTGCCGTTCTTCCTCATCGCGCGGTTGCCGGTGACGACGAACTGCTCCGTCGACGCGGCGTTGCCGTCGACGTCGGCGATGATGCTGACGGGGCCGTAGCCCGGATCGTTCGAGCCCCAGAGCGCCTGGCCCGTGACCTCGCCGCTGACGAGCGTGCCCTCGTGGTCGAACACGAGACCGCCGGCGACGATCTCCGCCTTGCCGTCGTTGTCCATGTCGGCGATCGCGACCGTGACCGAGTCGTACTTCGTGCGGTTCGCCGTCTTCCACTTGAGCGAGCCGTCCGCGTTGAACGCGATGAGGCCGCCCGACATGCGCGGCGCGACGATGTCGATCTTCCCATCGCCGTCGATGTCGCCGACCGCGGGCGTGCCGCGCGGGTTCACCTCGTTGCCGTCCTTGTACGCGTCGACCGTCGCCGCCCACTTCTCCTTCGGCTTCTTCGAGCCGGGGCTCGCCGGATCTTCACGCCCCTCGAGCACGCGGACGTACGCGGGCCGGTCCTGGTTGTACGCGCCGCTGTCGTTCTTGCTCGTGACGATGACCACCTCGGGGATCTTGTCGCCGTCCATGTCGACGACCATCGGCGTGTTGACGATCTGGTTGAACTCCGGCGCGAACACGGCGCTCTCGGTCCACGACCACTCGAGCGTGAGCGCGAGCGGAGCGACGGGCGGCTTGTAGAGGCACGCGCCGGCCTCCACCGGCTGCGGGAGGCACTTGCCGATCGTGGGCTCGCAGAACTCCTCCTCTTCGCAGTCGAACGAGTCGTTGCACGCCTTGCCCGGCGCGACGCACGCCTGCGAGAGGCAGACTTGCCCCGCCGCGCAGCACACCTCCCCGCAGCGCACGCCCGTCGCGCAAGCCTCGGCGCATGCATTCTTCACGCATTCTTGACCCGTCGCGCAGCAGATCGCGGGCTCGCCGCAGAGCACCTTCGACGCGCAGCTCTCGCGCGGATCGCCGGACGACGACGCGCCGCCCTCGCTCGGGACGAACGTGCCGCTGCTCGACGTCGTGCTGCTCGCGCCGGCGTCGTCGGGGTCCTGGAAGCTGCTGCCCTGCGAAGAGCCGCAGGCGATGACGAGGCCGAGCGCGAAGAAAGAAACGAGGAGATGACGCATGAGGGCTCCGGACCCTCGACGATATCAGGCGCGACGACGGCGCCGCACGGCCGCGAGCGACGCGAGCGCCAGCGCGAGCGCAGCGCCGGCGCTCGAGCTGCCGGCGGGCGTGGTCGCGCAGCCGCCGCCGCCCGCGTCGAGCTGCTCGACCGGCTGCGGAGGTGTGGTCGAGGTGGTCACCGGCGGCGGGGACGACGGCGGCGCGGTGGGCTGCGTGTTCGGGTCCTCGAACGGCGCGCCCCCCTCCGGCGGCGGGCCCTCCGCGTCGGCGTCCGCGTCGGCGCCGGCGTCGCTCGGGTCCGGACCTGCGTCGTCGCCGCCGTCGGGGACGTTGCCTTGCGGGATCGTCCCGCCGTCGCCTCCGCACGCGGGCGACTCGAGCTGACACGCGACCGAGCAGCAGTCGCCGCTCTCCACGTTGCCGTCGTCGCACTCCTCGCCCGGCTCGATCGTTCCGTTGCCGCACTCGAACGTCGCGCCGTCGAGTGAGAACGAGCCGGAGCCGGCGATGCGCTTCACGAAGAGGTAGAGCTCCGTCTCCGGCTCGTAGGTCCACGTCGTGACCTCCGTCTCGCCGAGCCCGGTCCGATCGCTCCACTGGACCAGCTGCGGCGTGCCCTTCGCGCTCGGCTCGGCGAGGTACGCGTAGACGTCGTAGTCGGCGGTCGACGACTGCGTCATCGTCAGCTTCAGCGTGCGGCCCGCGGGCACCTTGATCTTGCGGCCCCACGCGCGCTTCGCGCCGACGCTCCCATCGGACGTGCCGGTGAGCGGCGCGGCGAGGTCCCACGTCGTCGTCGCCGCTTCGATCGCGGCGTCGGGGTTGATCAGGCCGTACCCCTCCATCCGGTCCTTCGGCGACGCGCCGCGACCGAGGAGGGGGTTGTTCGCGCCCGACTCGCGGAGCGCGTTCGTCTCCGTCGCTGACGCGCCGAGGAGCATCTTCACGAGGCGCGGCGAGTCGCTCGAGCCCCAGCTCCAGACGTGGCCCTTCGCCTCGAGCGCCTGGATGAGGAGCGCGGCCGAGCCCGAGACGAGCGGCGCCGCCATCGAGGTGCCGAGGTTGCTCGTGTAGTCGTTCGGTTGGACGTCGGCGAAGTCGGAGCCCTGCGCGTCGCCGGTGTTCGAGTCGGGCGCGAGGATCTTCGTGCGGTACGAGGAGCCGCCGGGCGCGACGACGTCGGGCTTGTCGTCGGTGTCGGCCGCCGTCATCGCCGCGCCGCTCGAGTACGACGCGAGCGCGTTGACGTCGTTCACGGCGCCGACGGTGAGCGTCTTCGACGCGCGGCCGGGGTCGCCCGTCGCGCCGGTCGCGCCGTTGTTGCCCGCCGACGAGACGACGAGGATGCCGAGGTCGACGAGCGCGTTCACCTTCGCGCGCTGAGTCGGATCGGTCGCGCCGCCGCGGAGGCCGAAGCTGCAGTTGACGACCTTGATGTCGAGCGACTCCGCGATGAGCGCGATGTCGTCGAGCGCGGCGTTGATGTCGGCCGACGTCGCGACCGCGGTCGTGTCGGACGGGAAGATCTTCGCGCCGTACCAACCCGAGCCCGGCGCGACGCCGCGCAGCGCGGGGTAGCCGTCGCCCACCGCCGGGTACGCCGCGAGCCTGTTCGCGATCGCGTAGCGCGTCACGTCCTGCGCCGCGTTCTGGCGGAGGCCGAGCGTGTAGTGCGTGCCGTCCGGGGCGTTGCCGTCGAACGTGAGCGTGAGGGGGGACGCGCCGACGGCGCTCGTCTTCTGCGACGAGTACGACGTCTTGCCTTCGTCGCCGCGGAGCACGGAGACCGTCGTCGGGCCGCCGAGGAACGTCGCCGTCGACGTCAGCGAGAACGCGGGAGGGAACGTGATCGCGTTCCCGTTCCACTCGTTCGGGCTCATCCCCTCCACCGAGCCGCTGTCCGTCCACGCGAGCGGGCCGGGCCCCACGCCGAACGCGGCGCCGGAGCCGAGCGCGACGCCGGCGACGTGGGTGCCGTGGCCGAGCGAGTCCGACGCGGTCGGCTTCGCGTCGGCGGTGTAGTCCTTCCACCCGATCATGCGGCCCGCGAGATCGGGGTGGGTGGGATCGACGCCGCCGTCGACGATCGCGATGTTGACCTTCGACGAGCCTTCGATTCCCGCCGGCGCTCCGGCGAACCCGGGCGCCCACACGCTGCGGACGCGCGCGGCCTTCGTCGCGCGGTCGAGGTGCAGCTCGAGCGGCTGCTCGCCTTTCAGCACGAGGAGGTCGGGCCCGAGCGCCGCCGCGAGCGCGGGGATCTGCGAGCGCGGGACCTTCCCGCTGAAGCCGTTGCTGACGCGCTGGAAGACGTGACGGACCTTCCCGCCGACGCGCTCGAGCTCCGCCGTCGCGCCGACGGGCATGCGATGCGCGAAGATCGCCTCGACCTCGACGAGCTCCTCGCCGGTCGACGGCACCGGGAGCTGGAGCGCGTCGTCGATGCGATCGTGATCGCGATCGATCGAGGAGACGTCGGGGACCGGCGCTCGCGCGAGGTCGGAGCGTTGTTCGCCCGGCGAAGGCGCGCCTCCCGTCGTGCAACCCGCGGCGAGAACGATCGTGCCGATGACGGCCCCACGCAGTCCGATGCGCACCATGAGGCATCGAGTCTACGCGAGGGAACGCCATCGCAGCTATGATCTCGCCATGACGGCGGCGCGCACCCCTCGCTACGTCCCCTATGAGGAGTTCCTGGTCGCCGAAGCGGCGAGTGACCTGAAGCACGAATGGGTGGACGGTGTCGTCTATGCGATGAGCCGTGGGACGCCCGAGCACGGGAGGCTGACCATGAACGTCGGCTTCGAGATGTTTGGTCACCTGCGACAGCGTGGATGCGCCGTGTTCTCATCGGACGTCGCGATCCTCATCGAAGCGGCCAACCACCATACCTACGCAGACCTCTCCGTCGTTTGCGGGCCGGTAGAGATGCGCGAGGTTCGCGACAAGAATCAGAAGAGCATCGGGAAGGCCATCACGAACCCATGCGTGATCGTGGAGGTCCTCTCCGAATCGACGCAGCGCTACGACCGCGACGCGAAGTTCGAGGCGTACAAGAAGCTCTTGTCCTTCGAGGAGTACATCCTCGTCTGGCAGGACGAGAAACGCATCGAGGTCCGAACGCGCGATGGCGACCGCTGGACCACGGTGATCGGCGAACCGGGGGAGACGGTCCGCGTCCGTGGTGTCGAGGTCGCCGTCGATGCCGTGTACGCGTGATCAGTCGCGGGCCGGGATCCCGCAGCTGTAGCCGCACGAGCGCTGCTCGGAGCACGTCCAGCCGCCGACGCACATCGGGTGGATGAGGCCCTGGCCCTCGCAGTCGACGGGCTCGGCGCAGTACGAATTCTGGAGCTCGAGGGTGTTCGAGAAGCCGTCGCCCTCGATCGTGAGCGCGTCGCCCGAGCGCGTGAGCTCGTAGCGCGTGAAGTAATCGCCGCCGATCGTCTCGACCGGCCCGTTCGACGCGAGGACGAGGCTATGGCCGACGACGTGGTAGGTGCCGTCGATGCGGACGGATGTCGGGCACGGCGTCGTGATGCACACGATGCCGGTGCTCACGTCCGCGAAGAAGGTGCCGTCGTGCCGAAAGACCGCGCCTTCGAACCACTGCGACGACGTCGCGGTCTCCCATTTCCCGCGCCACGCCCCCTCCACCTCGACCGGGAACGGCAGGATGAGGTCCTGCTCCGTCGCCGTCGACTCTTCGGCCGCGGAGGTGCAGCCGGCGAGGACCGAGAGACCGAGGAAAGCGACGCCAAGAGAAAGCTTGAAGCTCATACGTGAATCTCCTTAGTTACGCCGCTAGCGCGAACGCGCCCTGGGGCGGCGGCCCATTCGCGCGCTGTACTGGCGCAAGATTTCAGATTCGCAACGCGAAACGTTTGCGGCGGAGCTGCCCACTCGAGCATCGGGCAGAGGGTGGATCGCCGCGTGGACGATCGAGCTTCGCGCCTCGTTGGTACGGAAAGCTCCAGTGTAGGTGTTTCAGGCATTTAGCTTGGATCCTCCTCTAACCACTCGATTTATTTAGGGGTGATCCGTGTAGGAGAACGTGCGCACGAAGGTTTCGCAGCTACACCAAAGGGGTCCCGATGCGCTCCTCCCTCTCCCTCGCCTCGCTCCTCCTCCTCTCTTCCGTCGGCGCCGCCGTCATGACCTCTTCGACGACGGGTTGTGCGCCCGCCGCCGACGACAGCGCGACCTCCGATCAAGCCGCGACCGCGGCGGAGGACCTCGCGACCGCGAAGTCGGTCGTCGAGCTACTCAACGGCAAGTGCAAGAACTGCCACGGCGTCACGGAGGCGAAGATCAAGTCGTGGGGCCTCGCGCTCACCGCGGTCGACGCCGCGGTCTTCGCGCCGACGGACATCGATCCGCAGTCGCGCATCACGAACCTCCGCTCCGATCCGAACAACCCCGCGAGCCCGTTCTCGGCGAAGAAGCTCGGCCTCTACGCCGCCGGCGTGCAGCAGGAGCAGTTCAAGACGCTCTTCCAGGAGGCGTACGGCGCCGCGACCTGGGAGACGGAGTACAAGAGCTTCGTCGCGCGCACGAACATGCCGCGCGGCGCGCAGCCGTTCGACGCGGCAGAGTTCGCGACGATCAAGGGCTGGATCCTCAAGGGCATGCCGCAGCTCGCGCAGGCGTTCGGCGCGCCGCCGGAGCCCGAGCCCACGCCCGCGTGCGTGCCGTCGATCACGCCCGAGCTGAAGGCGCACATCGAAGAGATGAAGACGCAGGGCTGGGGCGCGCGCCTCGCCGACCAGGCGACGCCGATGTTCGGCTGCGCCGAGGGCCAGAGCGGCAGCGCGTGCCTCACGACGTTCCCCGACACGACCGCGACGTTCGGCACCGCCGACGTCCCGCAGACGCTCCGCACCTTGATCGACGAGCGGCTCGCGTCGCACTTCTGGGTCCGCAGCTCCGCGGACGGTCGCTACGTCGGCTTCGGCTACAACAGCCACGGCGCCATCGTCGACCTCAAGAGCCCGGCGAAGCCGATCCACGTCGACGCGCCGTACGATCCGTACTTCCTCCCGAGCAACGACGGCTTCGCCTACGCCGGCGCGAACGCGAGCAGCGCGATCGTGCTCTGCAAGCAGAGCCTCCTCGGCGACGCCGCGAGCTCCGACTCGCCGCGCGTCAGCCTCACCGAGTCGAAGTGCGCGACGATGCACGAGCAGGTCTACATGAGCATCGGCACGTCGCTCGACGGCCTCCGCTACTTCATGACCTTCGGTGCGCACTCGAACGACGACGGCGGCCACGACATCACGACCCAGCTCCCCGCCGACTACGGCGCGGACGCCCGGACCGCGTTCGTCCCGATGATCAACGACGGCCTCTCGTACAAGGCGCAGCGCGGCGTCGTCGTGACGCTCCCGCACGAGGGCGACCTGATGCTCTCGCCGTCGACCCAGCTCGCGGCGACGCGCTTCGGCGACCTCACGAGCTCGCAGGGCTACCGGATCCGCTTCGTGAAGCCCAGCACCGACGCGACGACCGGCGCCCTCACCGTCGACGCGCCGCTCGCGGCCACGGTCTGCGTCCCCGGCCAGAAGGCGAACATCTCGTTCGACGAGCGCTTCATGGTCACGCACCAGTACGTCGACCCGGCCCAGGCCGATCAGGCCGGGCTCCCCGCGGGCTCCGCGAACATCGTGCTCACCGACCTCCTCACCGGTAAGATCGCCCGTATCACGACGATGAAGAAGGACCAGTACGCGCTCTACCCGCACTTCCGCGCGGACGGCTGGCTCTACTTCAACGTCCGCGACATGGCGGCGGACAAGGAGTACGTCGTCGCCTCCGACGCCGCGATCCAGATGGCCGCCACGCCGTGAAGAACCCCCGCGCACTGCTCACGCTCCTCGGCGCCGTCGCCCTCGCCGCCTGCAGCGCGGCGGGCGATGACGACGTGGGCTCGCAGGAGCAGAACGCGCAGCCGATCGACCGCCTCCTGATCGGCAAGGCGGCCGCGTACCCCGCCGACCTCACGATGCGCCAGCGCGCGCCGCTCTTCGACGCGAGCATGGCGGCGCGCCGCAAGACGGCCTGGGACGTCATCGCGCGCACGGTCGCCCCCGTCGCGATCGCGACGACGGAGCCGGAGCCCGCCGGCGAGATCGCGACGAACCTCACCCTCCCGCGCTTCCAGACCTGGCACGCGCGCGAGGAGATCCTGCCGATGTTCGATCGGCTCTTCCGCGGCCTCGACGAAACCGCCCGCGCGCGCCGCGCGCCCTTCGATGCGCAGGCGATCGAGGACGTCTTCCCGTGGAACGCGACCCGCGCGACGTCGCTCGCGAGCTTCACCCAGGCGCGCCTCGATCAGCGGAGGGCCGAGCTCGCCACGCCCGAAGGCCTCGCGTCGCTCGGCAAGGACCCGCGCGTCCTCATGAGCCCCGACTACGTGCAGCACCTCTTCGAGAGCTACGGCAAGGTCCTGAGCTGCAAGCCGAGCGATCCGATCGATCCGGCGAGCGGCGTCGTGCCGACCGATCCCGAGTCGCCCGCCGACTTCGCGCCCTGCCTCGAGGGCGAGTTCCCGCCCGGCGCGGTCGCGATCAAGACGCGCTGGATGCCGAGCTCCGCGCCGGTCCCCGTCTACGACACGTCCGCTTCGGCCCTCCGCGCGCGCCTCGCCGAGAACGGCACCTTCCCGGAGGCCGGCGACACGCAGGCCGACCCGACCCCCGCGCAAGCGTACACGATGCAGATCACGCCCGACGCGCGCACGCGCCTCGTCGCGCTCCACATCATGACGAAGGAGCTCCGCGACTGGGTGTGGATCACGATGTGGTGGTCGCCGGAGCCGAACAGCGACTTCGGGGCCGATCGTCCCGCGTCGCTCGGCGGGGTGTGGGCGAACTACAAGATGTGCGTCGTCACCGCGTACGACGAGAAGGACAAGCTGCCTGGCGGCGGCTTCCCGAAGACGCTCGCCGACGCGCTCGACGCGACGAACGAGAGCGGCCCCGCCACCTGGTGCTCGAACCCGTACCTCGAGACGATGGAGCACGGCGCGAAGACGAACTGCATCGGCTGCCACCAGCACGGCGGCACGCGCGAGACGAGCGAGACCCTGATCGCGAACCCCGATCTCTTCCCCGACAACACGCGCAAGCGCGTCCGCCGGGACTTCCCGGTCGACTACACCTTCACGACCGAAGGCGGCCTCGAGCTCGCCTCCGAGATGCGGAACCGCGTCGAGGCGATCTCGCCGACGCCCGCGCCCGCGCCCGTGCGTTAGCGCCCGATCGCGCCGCGGTAGACCCAGCCTTCGGACGCGAAGCCATCGCCGTACTTGATCTGGTACCAGCCGTCCTTCGACGGGCCGACCTTCACCTTCGACCCGCGCGGGAGGCGCTGGACGAGCGTGCCGGTCTTCGGCGTGTCGCGCACGAGGGCCACCTCCCACGAGACCTCGGCCTCGCCGGTCGCGACCGCGGCCGCCGGCTTCTCCGGCTCCGTCTTCGCCTTCGCGCTGCCCTCGTCGACCTTATCGTTTTTATCGTTTTTGTCGCCCTTGCGCGCGACCGTCTCTTCCGCCGCGCCCGCCTTGAGCTCCGCGACGTACACGACCGTGTACTTGTTGTGCTCGTGCGGCGTCGCCGTCGTCGCGGTGTTGTGGAAGGCCGTCTTGAGGCAGGACTGGATCGCGTCGAGGTTCTGGACGTTCGCGCTCGCCTTGTTCACGTCGTACCAGAAGCGCCCGCTCACGAAGTCGGCGTTCGCGGTGAGCGAGAACTTCCCGGTCTGCCCCTCCACCCCGGAGCAGTTCGCGATCTTCTTGAGGCGCGGGCGGACGATCTCGTCGACGCCCGGGACCGCGCCGCAGTCCCTGCCCTTCTTCTTCTCGCCGTCGCTCGTCACGCACGTGATCACGAGGCCGCGTCCGACCGTGATGACGGGCGGCGCGGCGACGGACGGAGCAGCGGCGGAGGCGGGCGCCGCTGCCGACGCGGACGGGATCGGCGCCGTGAGCTTCGTCGCGACGCTCGCGGGCGGAGCCTCGGGCGCGCGCGCGGCGTGGGCGGAGCCCGACGCGGCCGCGGCGGCTTCCGACGGCGCGTTCGGACCGAGGCGAACGCCCGCGATCCGCGGCCACGCGATGCCGATGACGAAGCCGACCGCGGCGATGACCCCGACCTTCACCCAGGCCGGCTTGTCCTTCTCCGAAGGAGGGACCTCGATCGTGAGGGGTCGCTCGCTCTGATTACGTCGCATCGTCATCCCCTTCTACTGAAAGGTGACGATGTGGGCAAATTCCTACCCGCTCAGGGAACGATCTTGATCGTGAGGAGGAGGACGCCGCCCTGGTAGTTGAAGCCGCCGACATTGAACGGTTTGTTCGGGTCGGCCGCGACGTCCGCGAGGCGGTTGTAGGTGCCGCTGCCGTCCGGGCTGCTGATCGACGCGGTGACTTTGTATTTCGCATCGGCTTTGCCGGTGTGAACGAGCTGGAACGTCCGCCCGTTCGGGAGCGGGGTCGTGCTCGGCTGGTTCACCGCGAGCGTCATCGACTTCTTCTCGAGGAGCTTGAGGCAATCGTAACCGAGCGCGGGCGGAGCGTCGCCGATCTGCGGATCGACGCTCTTCTTCTCGCACTTGGTGGCGTGGATGACCATGACCTCGGCGTGCGGTGCCGGATCTCCGGCCACCGCGACGCGCTCACCGATGACCGATGCGGAGACGGCGACCGCTCCGATCGCCGTGCTCTTGATCCAGAGCTTCATCACTTGGCTCCTGACTCGTCGACCCAGACGACCACGCTGGTCGTCACGCTGTTCGTCTCGTTCGGAAGATAGAACACACTGACGGACTGACCGGGATTTTCGACGGTGACGTTGGCGGCCGCCGCATTCTGGGGGCTGGGCTGGACGAGCGGCGTGGTCGTCCGGGCCATCGGCGCCTCTTCTTTGCCGCGCGTGACGAGGAAGATCGACGCCGCGAGGGCGAGCCCCGCCGCGATCCACATCGCCGCGCCTCGCTTCGACGAGGCCTTGGCCTGCTTGGCGCGGGCGGCGCCGATCGGCACCACTTTCCCTGCGCTTTCGGCCGCTTTTTCGATCGGCTCCGCCTCGACCTTCGCCATCACCGCGTCCGCGACGTCGAACGCGGCGATCGCCTTCGCGTCCTTCGACGCGCGATGCCCTGTCTGGACGAAGTCGCCCAGCTCGGCGAGGTCGTTCGCGAAGAGCACCGCCTCCGCGTCCTCGCGCATCCAGCGCTCCACCTCGGCCCGCTCGGCGCCTTCGAGCTCGCCGTCGGCATAGGCCATGATCTTCATCGCGCGCTCGCTGGTCGTAACCGCGCCGCTCATGCTTCTTCCCCGTCCTGTGTGGATCCCGCTGTGGGGACCTTACCAATCTGTTCTTCGTAGCAGTCGGCGAGCGCCTTCTGCAGCTTCTGCCGCGCGTGGAAGAGGCGGCTCATGATGGTGCCCTTCGACACCCCCATCGCGGTAGCCATCTCCTCGTAGCTGAGGCCTTCGATCTCTCTCATG is a genomic window of Labilithrix sp. containing:
- a CDS encoding VCBS repeat-containing protein; translation: MRHLLVSFFALGLVIACGSSQGSSFQDPDDAGASSTTSSSGTFVPSEGGASSSGDPRESCASKVLCGEPAICCATGQECVKNACAEACATGVRCGEVCCAAGQVCLSQACVAPGKACNDSFDCEEEEFCEPTIGKCLPQPVEAGACLYKPPVAPLALTLEWSWTESAVFAPEFNQIVNTPMVVDMDGDKIPEVVIVTSKNDSGAYNQDRPAYVRVLEGREDPASPGSKKPKEKWAATVDAYKDGNEVNPRGTPAVGDIDGDGKIDIVAPRMSGGLIAFNADGSLKWKTANRTKYDSVTVAIADMDNDGKAEIVAGGLVFDHEGTLVSGEVTGQALWGSNDPGYGPVSIIADVDGNAASTEQFVVTGNRAMRKNGTMLWDISEEKSPLLAALGVPNDGQIPDGYTAIADLDKDGKPELVVIGQGILRVQEASALPPDKPKVLAAIRLPGSGRGGPPTVADFDKDGIPEIASANGTKYNVFEYDPAKPEDKRLSVKWSKDTQDGSSNVTGSSVFDFEGDGSAEVIYNDECYSRVYRGDNGDELYKIVNSSATIHEMPVLVDVDGDNNTELLVVANDYHHSIGTTKCEGYDAAAGEVPRHGIFAYGDANDRWVRTRKVWNQHAYHITNVTADGKIPQVEPRSFTVAENNDYRVSSQGKGVYNAPDLLVDLEISLFSCPTAIDLRARVKNQGALGVPAGVKVKFYLGADATGTLLGEKLTTKPLLPGESEVLTLSYATTGATAAFFVVVEGTAATGVIDECLTDNNTGKSGGIRCPGVN
- a CDS encoding S8 family serine peptidase, encoding MVRIGLRGAVIGTIVLAAGCTTGGAPSPGEQRSDLARAPVPDVSSIDRDHDRIDDALQLPVPSTGEELVEVEAIFAHRMPVGATAELERVGGKVRHVFQRVSNGFSGKVPRSQIPALAAALGPDLLVLKGEQPLELHLDRATKAARVRSVWAPGFAGAPAGIEGSSKVNIAIVDGGVDPTHPDLAGRMIGWKDYTADAKPTASDSLGHGTHVAGVALGSGAAFGVGPGPLAWTDSGSVEGMSPNEWNGNAITFPPAFSLTSTATFLGGPTTVSVLRGDEGKTSYSSQKTSAVGASPLTLTFDGNAPDGTHYTLGLRQNAAQDVTRYAIANRLAAYPAVGDGYPALRGVAPGSGWYGAKIFPSDTTAVATSADINAALDDIALIAESLDIKVVNCSFGLRGGATDPTQRAKVNALVDLGILVVSSAGNNGATGATGDPGRASKTLTVGAVNDVNALASYSSGAAMTAADTDDKPDVVAPGGSSYRTKILAPDSNTGDAQGSDFADVQPNDYTSNLGTSMAAPLVSGSAALLIQALEAKGHVWSWGSSDSPRLVKMLLGASATETNALRESGANNPLLGRGASPKDRMEGYGLINPDAAIEAATTTWDLAAPLTGTSDGSVGAKRAWGRKIKVPAGRTLKLTMTQSSTADYDVYAYLAEPSAKGTPQLVQWSDRTGLGETEVTTWTYEPETELYLFVKRIAGSGSFSLDGATFECGNGTIEPGEECDDGNVESGDCCSVACQLESPACGGDGGTIPQGNVPDGGDDAGPDPSDAGADADADAEGPPPEGGAPFEDPNTQPTAPPSSPPPVTTSTTPPQPVEQLDAGGGGCATTPAGSSSAGAALALALASLAAVRRRRRA
- a CDS encoding Uma2 family endonuclease yields the protein MTAARTPRYVPYEEFLVAEAASDLKHEWVDGVVYAMSRGTPEHGRLTMNVGFEMFGHLRQRGCAVFSSDVAILIEAANHHTYADLSVVCGPVEMREVRDKNQKSIGKAITNPCVIVEVLSESTQRYDRDAKFEAYKKLLSFEEYILVWQDEKRIEVRTRDGDRWTTVIGEPGETVRVRGVEVAVDAVYA
- a CDS encoding zf-HC2 domain-containing protein; protein product: MSGAVTTSERAMKIMAYADGELEGAERAEVERWMREDAEAVLFANDLAELGDFVQTGHRASKDAKAIAAFDVADAVMAKVEAEPIEKAAESAGKVVPIGAARAKQAKASSKRGAAMWIAAGLALAASIFLVTRGKEEAPMARTTTPLVQPSPQNAAAANVTVENPGQSVSVFYLPNETNSVTTSVVVWVDESGAK